From Litoribacterium kuwaitense:
CTCATCAAATAAGAGCAATTTTGATTTATGAATTAGCCATTTTGAAATGATGACCTTTTGCTGGTTTCCTCCACTTAAATTGCGTATTTCTGTTTCTGGTCCAGGAGCTTTCACATCAAGTTTTTGAATTGACGTTAACATCTCTTTTCTAATCTCATTGCGTTTCAAAAATGATATTCTTGAAAATTTATTCAAGGAAGGTAAAAACGCATTTTCTTCAATGGAAAGGCTTTCAATAATCCCTTCGGTTTTCCTATTTTCCGGAACAAGCCCCATCCCTTCATTTACGGCATGTTTTGGAGAGAGAATCTTTTTTTCTACGCCATCGATAAAAATGTGGCCATCTACAATTTTATCGGCACCATAAATAGCACGAAGAAGTTCTGTCCTTCCCGATCCGACTAACCCATATAATCCGAGCACTTCTCCTTTTCCGACAGAAAAGGTAACGCTTTTAAGTTTTTTGTTCTTAATATTTTTGACTTTCAAAAATTCATTTTTTCTCACTTGCGTCTGATCTTTTATTTGTTTCTCAATTTTTCTTCCGGTAATATATTCAACTAACTGCGACTGGTCGACATTCTTTAATTCTTCTGTAATGACCCACTTCCCATTTCGCAATACTGTGACTCGGTCACCAATCGTATATAACTCATCTAATTTATGAGAAATGTAAATGATGGTATATCCTCGTTTCTTTAGTAACTGAACCACTTCAAACAATTTTTTTATTTCATCGCCAGATAAAGCCGTTGATGGTTCGTCCATAATTATAATTTTGCAATCTGACGCTAAGGCTTTTGCGATCTCGGTCATTTGCTTTAATCCCATGCTGACATCCCTAACTCGTAAAGTTGGAGATAATGAAAGTCCTAACAATGAAAAGATTTCGTTTGTCCGACGATTGATTTTTTTCCAACTGACAAACCCTCGTTTATCATTTCCATAATTTCCAATAAACACATTTTCTCCTAGGCTTAAATCTTCTATGAGTGACAGCTCTTGAAATATCGTAGCAATACCTCGTTCTTTACTTTCAGCTGGAGACGTCATATTCACTTCTTGTCCATTTAAATAAATGGCACCTTCATCTTTTTCGTACACGCCAGATAAAATTTTCATTAAGGTCGATTTTCCTGCACCATTTGCCCCAATTAAACAATGTACTTCACCTTGTGACACTGAAAAATTTACATTTTGAAGGGCTTTAACTCCGGGAAATGATTTAGATATGCCCTTCATTTCGAGGATATTATTCATAGTGCTCCTCCTCCCCCAATTGTAATTTTTTCATGATAGGAAACAGAAGTTCATTGATATCTAGATAATTTTGAAAAATAGCTTCATAAGCTTTTGTATTGTTTATATCGGGTACATAGTTTGTTTTCATTCTCACCATTCGCGCCGCGGCCTCTTGAATATTTGAATATAACCCAGAACCATACGCAGCAATAATCGCTGCTCCTTTTGTACCGATTTCTTCCTCCTCAGGTATACATATTGGCAACCCGGTAATATCACTAATCATTTGCATCCAATAGCTGTTTTTCGTACCGCCCCCACCAGCGATGATTTTGTGAATGGGGATGGAGGAATTTCTAAACGTCTCAATGACATTCTTTGTACCAAATGCAATAGACTCAAGAATCGCTCGATAAATATGAAATTTTGTATGAGAAAGAGTTAAACCTATAAAAGCACCTGTGGCATAAGGATTTTTATAAGGCGTCCTATTCCCTTTCCAGCTGTCTAAAACGATTAACCCGTCACTACCCAATTCAATATTTTTCATCTCTTCATCAAGCTCTCTGTAAACTTCCTTAATGTTGTCACGATCAGAGTAAAATTCATGTAAAAACCACGAAATAATTGATCCAGCTGATAGTTGTCCACCTTCAAGAAGCCAGTGATCATCGATTAATGGTGCATCATAAGGACCCCATAATGAATTGTTGAAAATTGGCTTTTTATGATGCGTCAGATGAACAAAACTAGTCCCAGTGATCATACAAAGATTCCCCGGCTCTAAAGCATTGGATCCAATCATTCCAATGTGAGCATCGATCCCACCTTGGAATACTGGTGTATCAAAGGTTAAACCTAGTTCTTTGGCAGCGCTTTCAGTGACGTGCCCAACAATAGCACCTACTTTTACAACTCGTTGAGGCCAATGCTGAACAATATGAGCTAATCCAACCTCCTCAAAAAATTCTTCCGAGAAGCCATTGCGGCTTTCTACATAATGCCACTTACACGTTGCGTTACATTTTGAAGCAACAACTTGTCCAGTAAGCTTATAATTCATCCAATCCTGTTGCTCTAAAATA
This genomic window contains:
- a CDS encoding FGGY-family carbohydrate kinase, which translates into the protein MAVNYLLGIDIGTQSLKIGVYDQNGEVIAKASQSYPTYHTKKGISEQNPTDWWDALRAALQQASNHIDLTNICGITLCATSSTVVITDQNFQPIAPAQSWMDQRSVAEEEEINNNASSVVKNRLRYSGEKTSIEWMTTKALWLKRHYDLEDKHILEQQDWMNYKLTGQVVASKCNATCKWHYVESRNGFSEEFFEEVGLAHIVQHWPQRVVKVGAIVGHVTESAAKELGLTFDTPVFQGGIDAHIGMIGSNALEPGNLCMITGTSFVHLTHHKKPIFNNSLWGPYDAPLIDDHWLLEGGQLSAGSIISWFLHEFYSDRDNIKEVYRELDEEMKNIELGSDGLIVLDSWKGNRTPYKNPYATGAFIGLTLSHTKFHIYRAILESIAFGTKNVIETFRNSSIPIHKIIAGGGGTKNSYWMQMISDITGLPICIPEEEEIGTKGAAIIAAYGSGLYSNIQEAAARMVRMKTNYVPDINNTKAYEAIFQNYLDINELLFPIMKKLQLGEEEHYE
- a CDS encoding sugar ABC transporter ATP-binding protein; protein product: MNNILEMKGISKSFPGVKALQNVNFSVSQGEVHCLIGANGAGKSTLMKILSGVYEKDEGAIYLNGQEVNMTSPAESKERGIATIFQELSLIEDLSLGENVFIGNYGNDKRGFVSWKKINRRTNEIFSLLGLSLSPTLRVRDVSMGLKQMTEIAKALASDCKIIIMDEPSTALSGDEIKKLFEVVQLLKKRGYTIIYISHKLDELYTIGDRVTVLRNGKWVITEELKNVDQSQLVEYITGRKIEKQIKDQTQVRKNEFLKVKNIKNKKLKSVTFSVGKGEVLGLYGLVGSGRTELLRAIYGADKIVDGHIFIDGVEKKILSPKHAVNEGMGLVPENRKTEGIIESLSIEENAFLPSLNKFSRISFLKRNEIRKEMLTSIQKLDVKAPGPETEIRNLSGGNQQKVIISKWLIHKSKLLLFDEPTQGIDIGAKDEIYKIMRELSDQGTSIIVASSEIDELLAVSDRILVMYEGQIVKECSSPVNQKSEILNAAVSGV